GGTGGCTAATGTGCTATAACAAACATTGAGAGAAAGTTGTCGGAATGTTTCGACTACATTTCCTGTTAACTGGGTAGGTTGCTATTAGACAGGGGAAGTATTTTTCTGTAGCAATACATTACAGAATGATTAAAAACACGAACCTTTCAACCATTTACCTTTGGTAAAGTTTCATTGTCTTTCTCCAAAGGTCATAGTCATTTTGGCAATGCAGTCTTTTAAATGGTGGGCTTTGGTAGTGTAATTCAGGATAGGCCTGCATCGCCACTAGGTGGCTATAGACATGAATAACTCTATTTAGAGGTAGCGGTACTTTATACATTTAGTTGTGACTAATACTGTTGGATTTCCTGGTCATTTTCAATTTGACAGTGCCTTACAAATGTCAGGATGAGTAGGCCTACATGTAAATGCTATTGAAAAACGGTAGAATAAAATATTCAGCATTTTTAGGTTTGCTAACAGCTGAATAAAACTAATAGCATTGCTTTGTAaagaaattttatatttgaaatgtcaATGATCTCTTCAGAATGCCAAATCTTTGTTACCATGTTCTTTTcagattacctttttttcttttctttttatcagCACAACGACAAGgaggatgtatttatttaaatattttcttgttcTGTTCTTTTTGAgaagtcattttatttcattaaagatTTTGAGCATATTCCCCAGGTGTCTGCCTCTGCTTTGAGCCATAAAGAAGTATGAAACATTTCAAATACTATACTTTGTTTTAGAGAGCAGTGACACTAATCTAATTCAATGTAGTTTTGTCTagtaaaattagttttaaattgattttaagaagtattttttttagaaGATAAAGTGTcagtttgtatttaaaaatactgcCTTTAAGAAATAATGAGGATGaccatttttgcattttaatcttatttaaataattttgaaacaGTGACGTGCATAGACTCACATACACTAACACTGCGCGACCGGTAGAGCGCACTCTTTAATAACTAATAAATCTAACAAAGTCCCAGAAGCCTCATGACTTTACTAAAGCTGTAATGTGAGAATGGAGTTGTGTTCacatgatttcattttattttttatcaaatcccCATGCAAGTCTCCGTTTAATTATAAGCATAAAATCATAGGTAAACTAAACACTGAAAAAGTTCACCAGAACGCCAAAAGTTTTGACCTTACTGCGAAGTTCAAAAGGACGCCCATCTGTATTTAGCGATAAACATTCTGCTCATTTAAGAAAGTAAATACTGAACTTCTGAAGACATTAGATTGAATGAAAAGATGTGTATACACTGGCCTAATATTGCTGCAATTAGAAGCCCAGCGGTCTGTTCGTGACGGTAATCACTTGAAGAGAGAGTCATTTCATACACACAGAAAATCCTCTGTTCGCTCTAAAGAGCATCTTTCATCGCTGCCATTAATTGATCAGGCCTCATTTGGAAAACTAAATATTGACTTTGGTTTTCAGTAACTGTTGAGTATTTACATTTTGACGAAGCCTCTGGTGTCCTATACAactgatttaaatattaaagtgcaCCCCAGGAAACTAAACATTGCCTAAAGGGGATTCACCTGAGAGTTTCCCTCAGTGTTTCTGGGCAGCTTTTTAGTGGATGTTGGAGTTACATTCTAACATTCTTCTGTTATTTTATGGTCTCTCTGGGAAACCAAGTGATCTACAGTTTAACAAACCTCATTCATGCCGACAGTGTCAAAACAAGCCAGAGAGAGGAAAACAGCTTTTGATAGTGGAGACCACTGATCACCTCATCAGTTTGGTGCCACCAAATTTCTATGCTAATAAATTAGTCAGTTGATGATAACTCTACTAAAAAACGGTTTTACCTATTCAAGGTTTGCTGGTCAGGTGGCGTTTGTGGACGATCAGTTAAAACCAACAAATTAGGCTGGTTTaatctaaaataagtttttgtattCACATTTGTAGTTATAAATAGTAAAAGCAGCAGACACACTCACAACTCTTCAGTCTACATAACTAAACATGTTGACATTTTCAAGTGTCCCTTTTTACACACTGCACAGAGAAGCTATTCAACACTCAAACTCGCACAAAGGAAAGACACAGCAGACAGTAATTGGGTTCTGTTCTGTGAAAACACGCTTCTCTCATTTTCATTCACGGGCTAGTGGGATTAAAAGGGTTTACGTCAAATTAGTCTGAGCTGGGTGACATCATCTGTTGAAGTAAGAGTTGGAACTTCCTGCACTTTGAGACCTGATGCTCTTGAAGTGCACTGAATGTGGGAATTAAGGGTTAGAGATGTCTTTGATGTCTAGTTAAAGAAGTAATGTACCAGGCTGGTTTCTGATGTCAATGCTAGTTGTCCAGACATTCTTATTCCTTTATTCGATCTCTTCGTTAAGTGAAGAATATGAACAGATACAATGCAGAATATGCAGCAGAAAATACAAGCTGgtggtttaatatttattttattctacttattATAAGGCtagttttcataatttaaaacacgcatttacaaaaatacattctctaaaatataatatactgATTCCAAATGAACAATTGttacatatacacacagacacatttggCCCAAATACTCCTTGCTTACGGCACCAAATTGAGATCATCAAATGAGTCTGAATACAAAAAAGAACCTTGTGTAACATCTCTTAAAATCAAACAAATGCACAGGAAAAACGAGTCAGCACTAGCCATCAGGGACTGCAGCGATTAGCAACACTCAACCTTTTAAGTTCTGTTTCAAAACTAAGTTCAGATTAGTTACTACAAGACTGCTTTCCAGTCACACTAATAGTTTAATGTTGATTAAAGGGTTCACACTTTTCACATGTACTTCATCATTAATACTTTGAAATGACCCAAATATCAAGTTACACTTCGATTTATAGTGAACACCAAGACATTATCTTAACCTGTAAACTAAAACATTCatctgaataataaaataattctttATTCTGATTCGCTTTCCAATGTAATCCAACAGATCTGGCAAAAAAGGTTTGTTATATTCAATATGCTATAAAACCCCTCAATGTACATCCAGTAATCTACAAACATGAGTCCAACAACCATTTATGTCACAGCGATGACAGCGAAGCCggcaatttatttttaagagtaagtGCTTATGTTACTCAACTAGTACAATGAAAAATGTTTCCTTTGTGTATAAAAAGAGGAAATTAAAATATCACTTGTaagcatttataaaaatgaaatgcagTCCTTAAAAATGTGTGCACTTTCTAACAAGTGCAAACTAAAGACAATATGCCTCTTCAAAGTTAACCACAACAATGCCCATTTATCTTTCTTTCCTGTGACCAGCGACTCTATCTGCAAGCGCACGTCTCCACAGACATGTTGGGGTAGATCttcaacacaatgtttttgctcTCATCCAGAAATAGAACACTGAGGGGTTTCATCTTCTCTGGGACACAGCAGGGCTCTGGGATACCTGGAATTATCCCAACAGCCTTGACTATGCTCTGGATGGTTGCATGGTTGGAGGGGCGGACCACCTGAAAAGGGCAGAAAAGAGAGGATAATGATGTATGGTAGTGGTTAGATATGCAACTGTTTTGCATTCTTCAATGAAGCAGAGGAAATTATGTCTTTCAATACACTTCTATTATTCAGAACAGAGGAACTGTATAACTGGCtaatttcaaaagaaaatgtgTCCAAAATGTGCTTAAAACCCCTATTAAGCATACGATTATTTGACTGTAATTGCACATAAAGTCCGTGTGCTTCAGTTGTACTGGAACCGAAACATTTTCTAAAGGGATTCTTTGTTTAAAACCTCTGGCTAGAAAAGCTGTATTAACCatagtcatttttaaatatttcaacatgTCTAAACGATTCACATTCGCATACGCTGATCCTCGCCATGAGGTTCTCTGACCTTTGGAATGGGGAATTCACACGTTCCTGCACAGTAGAAGGCATCGAAAGACTTGGGAGACAAGATCCATTCGTTCCACCCAATATCTGCAAAGTCCACCTTCAGGTACCTCCTGGAACAGCTGCGAGGTTCTTTCCACTGTCTCCTCCGAGCCTTCTTCATGGTTTTCTCATCAAACTGGAGAACCTGAGACTTGCCGAATCCATCAGCACGCTCCTGGCCTTTCCTCCGACGTTCTTTTTTAAAGGGCTTTGGCTTGAGTGCAAAGTAAGCACTTTCCCACATATCGTGCTGTTTGAAGCTGTTGTACTCCACCTCCGGGAGCTCGTTGTTTTCAATGGGATCAGAAAAGTCCAAGTCCAGTTCCCGCTTCACACGTATGTCAGGTGAGGAGACTGGAGACAGAGTTGGCTGCTGGTCTGCAATGAAAGGGTCATATCTCTGTAGGCTCACAGCCACGCTGTTGGGCTCTGAAATGGCCAGGTCATTAGCGTACACCAGCAAGTATGGAAGGCTGGAGGATGGGAGCTGGTCCTGATACCTTTGATACTGCTCTCCATAGTCAAACTCCACGGTGATCAAAAGGTGATTCTTATCTTGGGCCTCCTTTATAATGAAAGACACATCCTTGCTCTGCCAGGTCCCACGTCTGTGAGGAACTATGGTGATGTTTCTGAGTAGAGATCCTGCGGCAGAGCTGAAGGAGGGAGACCGGAAAAGAAGACGAACAGAGGGTAGCAGATGTGGATTTGGGATGCGACAAGATGGGTTCTTGAAGCGCTTGCAGAACCAAGACCTCTGGCGTGGCCGTTTGTCAAAAAAGAAGTGAAACGTAGATGTGAGAATCACCTCAGACCCCTGAAGAGAAGTAAGATTCAACCAGTACGAGACCCTCTCCTCCACATTCTCTGCAAAGATACGAGAGGAACTGCTGAGTTAcatattaattatgaaaatggTCTCAAACAACAGGCTTTTTGTTCAGTTTATGGGGTTGGAGAAAGCACAAGGAAGTGAAGAGACATGTTACTCCTAGAGCAGACATATGGAAATGTTTATTTAGGTTCCCTTAAGAGTTAGAACCTGCAACAATGTTTTAATCGGCACTGATTAAATGCTTTAGcagactgcagaaaaaaaagactgcTTTGTTTCATGAGAGTGtaacaaattgtatttttttaatgttctggtTTAAACTGCTCTGATATTAATGTGAAATAACTACAAGAGACACAACAATTATAAGCCTGCTTTTGACAATGCGCAATTATCATGCATGCACAGTTATGTCTGTATAGATTAATTCTAGCTAATATATACTTAACTGTTTTCAAACGTTTCATTAACAAATGTTCACAAATTGCCTGCGgtggtaaccatagcaacagtgcAAAACACAGCATAGTAATGACATTATTTAGcatattatatatttagacaGTACAGACTCATACCATGAAAACCTAGGAGTAACACATTTGCGTTGCACAAGACAAACTTCAACAGAGCTGAAAATGACTGACAGAAATTAGTCTAAAAcccaaaataattacatttcctGCTTCTaacaaaatcttttaaaaaagacTTGCCATTTTCAGGTAAACCAAAACCAAGTCAATCAAAAGACAGAATTAAGCTAAAATAAATAGCATACCAATTATTGTGATCATTGTAGAATTTCATCAagcatttaaaacttaaaatgaatGCAATATGTATTTGTACATTGTTATGCatcatgtatttttgtttgtttgttacttaCCTGGTTTTGCTTTAAAACTTCTTACGGTATTTCCCTCCTTGAGTCGGTTAGGTTCAATGTTGTACTTCTCATACAGTTTAAACATATGTTGCGAGAGCGCATCTGTGCTCACCAGCGCGTCTGTCGTGCGGTCGCGCGCACTTCTCCAAACTTCAGACGCGTCAGTATCGGAACCGACCCAAAGCAGTAACAGGTGCGTCAAAAATACGTATTTAACCGTCATGTTGCAAAGAAAGAAAAGCTTCCAAACGATTGAATGCCGTCTAgctcaaaagaaaagaaaaaaaaaaaacgcgttAGCACATCGCCTACTAAAACAAGGTTTCCAGTAGCCTATGATAACTTCGGAGTGACGTTTTCCAGTGATGCGGTGATTCCCGCCTTTTAACACAGTGAAGAGAGAAAGTTGTTACAGTGTTTCAAAAGTTCTGTCGGTCTCGTGCTTAACCTGTGATACATCACTTATTTCTTCTGACCGCCACTATCCACGGGAGCAGGCATAAGCGGAGTGAGGTGCTGACGTATCCGCCCATCAGCCAACGGGAGCAGCTGCTACATTACACCCGATCCAGCAGGAGGCCAACAAGAGGACAAATCCAGCAAACATGCACTTTCACAGTTTTAAGGTGCTTGGTTATTGTACTGTTT
This window of the Carassius gibelio isolate Cgi1373 ecotype wild population from Czech Republic chromosome B13, carGib1.2-hapl.c, whole genome shotgun sequence genome carries:
- the gdf10a gene encoding growth/differentiation factor 10; translation: MTVKYVFLTHLLLLWVGSDTDASEVWRSARDRTTDALVSTDALSQHMFKLYEKYNIEPNRLKEGNTVRSFKAKPENVEERVSYWLNLTSLQGSEVILTSTFHFFFDKRPRQRSWFCKRFKNPSCRIPNPHLLPSVRLLFRSPSFSSAAGSLLRNITIVPHRRGTWQSKDVSFIIKEAQDKNHLLITVEFDYGEQYQRYQDQLPSSSLPYLLVYANDLAISEPNSVAVSLQRYDPFIADQQPTLSPVSSPDIRVKRELDLDFSDPIENNELPEVEYNSFKQHDMWESAYFALKPKPFKKERRRKGQERADGFGKSQVLQFDEKTMKKARRRQWKEPRSCSRRYLKVDFADIGWNEWILSPKSFDAFYCAGTCEFPIPKVVRPSNHATIQSIVKAVGIIPGIPEPCCVPEKMKPLSVLFLDESKNIVLKIYPNMSVETCACR